A genome region from Methanomicrobia archaeon includes the following:
- a CDS encoding M20 family peptidase — protein MTREEKARKPEAVRMSDLAEQVERKELQQYMIETLTTLISFPTFVPPGKHYDEIVDWLSSVLAGFGFACERIDMPEELVKARLKDADLRGVRANLLATKASAARESVDLYTHLDVVPAGEGWSTPPFEPVLKDGKIFGRGVADPKGNVAALLTALHIMKEQGLESRYSLRVLLTTDEELGLYSGLCYFADEGLLQGDYLLCMDTDNEGICVATNGVLNWELRVHGRSSHSSNPFLGINAVEQAALVVHELQALKGTIERRESAVPCSPEITNLTGQQHIKPVFNVTMIHGGVKENLIPPSCRIRGDRRYIPEESADNVLKEFEDAVAAIKAEHRINLDLTPKPGFPPMFTDPSHEWVSRVQAAASDAFGVPKGINGVQGGLDVGYAVQQSQQPVCSFGVWRSTESNIHGPDENVRISDLTNYVKFLLRLLT, from the coding sequence ATGACCAGGGAAGAGAAGGCGCGGAAGCCGGAAGCGGTACGCATGAGCGATCTGGCAGAACAGGTAGAGCGGAAGGAACTGCAGCAGTACATGATCGAGACGCTCACCACACTGATCTCGTTTCCCACGTTCGTGCCGCCGGGCAAGCACTATGACGAGATCGTCGACTGGCTGAGCTCGGTGCTCGCAGGGTTTGGATTCGCCTGCGAACGTATCGATATGCCTGAAGAACTCGTCAAAGCGCGGCTCAAGGATGCGGATCTGCGTGGCGTGCGGGCGAATCTGCTCGCCACGAAAGCGTCTGCCGCGCGGGAGAGCGTTGATCTCTACACGCATCTGGATGTGGTGCCTGCGGGTGAGGGCTGGAGTACACCGCCGTTTGAGCCAGTGCTCAAAGACGGTAAGATCTTCGGCCGCGGCGTTGCTGATCCGAAGGGGAATGTTGCAGCACTGCTCACCGCGTTGCACATTATGAAGGAGCAGGGACTCGAGAGCAGGTACTCGCTACGTGTTCTACTGACAACGGACGAGGAGCTCGGGTTGTATTCTGGCTTGTGCTACTTCGCCGATGAAGGTCTCCTGCAGGGCGACTATCTGCTCTGTATGGATACGGATAATGAAGGGATCTGCGTGGCGACGAACGGCGTGCTCAACTGGGAGCTCAGGGTACACGGAAGATCGAGCCATAGCTCGAACCCCTTCCTCGGCATTAATGCGGTCGAACAGGCCGCGCTCGTCGTTCATGAGTTACAGGCACTGAAAGGAACGATTGAGCGCCGGGAGTCGGCAGTACCCTGCAGTCCGGAGATCACGAACCTGACCGGCCAGCAGCATATCAAGCCGGTTTTTAACGTCACCATGATCCACGGCGGGGTGAAGGAGAATCTGATACCACCAAGCTGCAGGATACGTGGCGATCGGCGGTATATCCCCGAGGAATCGGCAGACAACGTGCTAAAGGAGTTTGAAGACGCGGTAGCGGCCATTAAAGCCGAACACCGTATTAACCTGGATCTGACGCCGAAGCCCGGATTTCCGCCCATGTTCACCGATCCGAGCCACGAATGGGTGAGTCGGGTGCAGGCCGCAGCGTCGGACGCATTCGGCGTTCCGAAAGGGATTAATGGCGTTCAGGGTGGGTTAGACGTGGGCTATGCCGTTCAGCAGTCACAGCAGCCGGTGTGCTCATTCGGGGTCTGGCGGTCCACTGAGAGCAACATACACGGGCCCGACGAAAATGTTCGGATTAGCGATCTAACGAACTACGTGAAGTTCCTGCTTCGACTGCTGACCTGA